The Oscarella lobularis chromosome 8, ooOscLobu1.1, whole genome shotgun sequence nucleotide sequence TATACTAGAAATGCAGTAAAATGACTTTCATCAGATCAACTATTGAATGTACTGTACTTTGATGAATTGACATGGACGGCTATGAAGCGTTTCCAACGTATGAATGGGAGCATTGCCACCCCTTCCGTCGTATATCTGAATTATAGGCTCCGTTTTTTGAGACCTAGATTACGTCgtataaatataaatatatgcCTAATGGGCGCCGAAGAATTCGGTCTGCTCTTACACTGCCAGCGCCGCAATCGGTGCCCCGGGCGGATAGATCCACTCGCAACAGTTGGGAACAAAATTGAGTTTAAACATGTTAATCATATCTAAATCGATTGTGAATGCGCTAAGAGTCCCCTGCACGTTTTGCGCACcaaaatttatgacgtcaaaaacttTCAGTGCCTTATCGCTCGATATTGTGGCCGTCAGAAGTCCGTCCGCGCTGGCGCAAAGACCCTCGACCGAACCTTGGCGAATactcgaaaaaaatttataaattcgcgttttttttcgcaCCTAGGTGAGCTCGAAAGTGTTTGACAAACTCGATGCCGGTTTCCTGCTTTTTCCAGAATTTTACGTGCCCGTCGCAGCTCGCCGTTACGATGAAATCGGTTCTGTGCGCAGCGCGATCGCTGAGATGTGGTGCGCGCGtggctttttttttctcctcttaCTTTGTCACTTCTACGTGCGTTATGACGTCCCTGTGCATGTAGCTGATTTCGTACATCTTTGCCGTCGGCAGAGCGTCCAGATACGTCTTTTCGAACTCGAGAACTGCGTCGCGAAAAGTTCGAGTGGAGGAATGGAGGCGTTTTCGCGCTGTCTACTACGCACCCTTCGgttttttcgctttgcttTCCTCTGGAGCGGGCATCGGgccgacaacgtcgtcgtcgtcgctgttgTCGTTTGTGGCTAAGTCCGGAGGTCTCGGCCGCTTGACGACTTCCATGTTGGATAGGAATACGGGAGCTTGCTCGAGTATTTATCTGCAATGTTAATCcgcaaaattttttaatttcttgcTACAGTACAGTTTTCGAAAGAAGACACCAATCAATTTATTTGCTAAACTTCAATGTCTCATTGTGTACGTACCTGAAATTAATTCATACCAATTAAAACTTTCACACGTTTGGTTGGATGGGTTAGATATTTAGCACTAAGAGCCACTGAGCGATGGGGGATCAACCCGagttgaagagaaagcgaagcCAAACGTCCAAATCCAGCCTGACTTCAATGGGAAGGCGAAAATCgctgaaaagagaaagtagCATAAGATGCGACAGTTTGACAGACGTTCTGGCTCGAGTACCCAAGCAATACGAAAACACGTACAGAATGGAACCGATAAAGAAGTTCCCCCACGACGCGACGGTAAAAATCGTAACGGAGACGCTGGAAAAACATCTGAAAGGAGAACAGTATCAGCCCGAATTCGCCGGCCAAATGTGCCTGTCGCTTAGCGAGGTGATCAAACAAAGGGTCAAAGAGCTCAACGTGGAACGCTACAGAATAATCGTAGTCGTTCACATCGGTCAAAAGCGCGCTGAAGCTCGCGTGGCGAGCCGCTGCCTTTGGCACGACAAGTACGATACGTCGGCAACGGGGAGCTTCAAGAACGATTCGTTATTCGCTGTGGGAATCGTCTACGGAATATACTATGAGTGAAGGACGAGAACATGTTTGAACAGTGCGATCATTGATTGATTGCATTTGCCGCACATATATTCCGCTAGTAGTAGTGCGTTCGTCTAATTATTGAGAGAGACTAGACTAAATAAGGAAACCGCGGTCCATATTCACGACAACAAAGGGGGAAGGGGAATGAACGGACAAACGTCTTCCAATCGCGCTTTCTCTAGTCTTGCTGAAACAAAAAATTCGCGGCGAGGTTCTCGTTTTTGTCGCAGGCAAAATACGCCTGAATGGCTTCCGCTTCGCTAAAACCCAGCGCAACAAgctaaagaaacgaatatCGTCATTTCAATCAAGAATTATTAGACGATTCAACTTACCCGTTCAATAgccgctttctcttcttgcgTGACCTGAATGTACTGCGTACCCGGTGGAGGCGCTCCGCCGCCCATTCCggacgcgccgccgccgccgccaccgccgccgccaccgcccaGTCCTGGCGCATCGCCGCCCTCCAGTTCAGGATCGGTTAACATGCGATGAAAGTGTTCCTGATTGCTGCTGATCAGTTGGAAGAGTTGAGGATTGTTTCGTCCAAGCTCGTTCAATAAACTCGGCAAGATCTGAGGATTTTGTCGCACCAGTTGTCTGAGCTGCTGAAACTGCGGTTGTTGGGTTAGAAAGGCGAGAGGATTTCCGCCCGGCTGGCCGCCGCCTTGTGGTGCCGCTGGCGGTGCAGGAGCCGCAGCGGGAGACTGTccctgctgctgctgctgctgttgagGAGGTgcttgttgctgttgttgagGAGGTgcttgttgctgttgctgttgggCTGCTGGTCCGAGTTCCATATCTCGCAGTATGCTCTCAGGAATTCCCTGTGGAGTGATAAGACGCGTCTTTATTGGCAATACGGTGAAATTTTCTTTACTGTCATTAGGTATTCAACGGCTCGATCCGGATTATTGAAACTCGCTCGAAGAGCTCTTACAACCtcaatagagaaagaaaaactttTTATTTTCCTAGATAAGAACGAGCGACGCCGACTGACCTCCTGTCGAGAAAACCCCATTCCTATCATCTGTGAAACAGTCTCTTCATAATCGTGACCAGTCACTAAAAGATCCCCCATACACACTCGTACACAAATTCAAGCAAAGTAAACGCACGCAAAGCCGACTCCGCACGATTCAAAGACAAATCACTGCGCACgaataaatgaattaattataataaaaattttcCTAACACACAAGGaaccctcctcctcctcctcctcctctctttttttagttgaaCCAATAACCTCGGTTTCGTACGCAGTTATCTACTCTAATAAAGAGGCAGTCGTTGCTCTATGACCTTTGATAACCAAAAACCTATGGTTATGACTCAACAAACAATTTTGCCTCTCTGTCTCTAAATACAGTAGAACcccgattatccgaaccccTTGGGGCAGCGGGGGGTTCGGATAATTGAAacgttcggataatcgaaaTAGGAGTTATTTACAAAAAACGGGTGAAATTTTAGGTTTTTAAATAGCGTAGGTGTTTGagtaagagaagaaatagagCCAGGGTGCGCTGAACGCAGTTGTGACGCTTCTATAAGCTGGTAACAcaaatctttttctttcgacaCGCCCAATTTGGGTCATGTGACTTAGAAATTTggggttcggataatcgaaaGTTCGGATAATCGGGGTCCGGATAATCAGGGTTCTACTGTAGGAGGATTCCACTAACTATACTATATACAACACCTAACCTAGTTGCCGCGTCGCCTGAGGCAGCTGGCCCACTATCCGACTCCACCTGacccgacgtcgatttct carries:
- the LOC136190779 gene encoding UV excision repair protein RAD23 homolog B-like, encoding MQITLKTLQQQTFKIEIDESLTVKDLKTIIENEKGASFPALGQRLIYAGKILQDDQKIDECNIKENSFVVVMVSKPKGGAAAAAPTPAPAPAPAAADTTSPAASTSQSAARESGPAPAAAAATTTAAAAETATESKSADEKSTSGQVESDSGPAASGDAATSDLSLNRAESALLTGHDYEETVSQMIGMGFSRQEVVRALRASFNNPDRAVEYLMTGIPESILRDMELGPAAQQQQQQAPPQQQQQAPPQQQQQQQGQSPAAAPAPPAAPQGGGQPGGNPLAFLTQQPQFQQLRQLVRQNPQILPSLLNELGRNNPQLFQLISSNQEHFHRMLTDPELEGGDAPGLGGGGGGGGGGGASGMGGGAPPPGTQYIQVTQEEKAAIERLVALGFSEAEAIQAYFACDKNENLAANFLFQQD
- the LOC136190116 gene encoding dynein light chain Tctex-type 5-B-like: MGDQPELKRKRSQTSKSSLTSMGRRKSLKRESSIRCDSLTDVLARVPKQYENTYRMEPIKKFPHDATVKIVTETLEKHLKGEQYQPEFAGQMCLSLSEVIKQRVKELNVERYRIIVVVHIGQKRAEARVASRCLWHDKYDTSATGSFKNDSLFAVGIVYGIYYE